A genomic segment from Alphaproteobacteria bacterium encodes:
- a CDS encoding MBL fold metallo-hydrolase, protein MKVTAHHANALGCVCGAWRIWALSDGYAEMPATLLKEPDGRVHALPSSLERAGAMLRLSVNCFLLQGPNADGMLIDCGAGGSWDPTMGHLEAALRAAGVDAASIATVALTHTHSDHINGLLTPDGRELFPKLARIAIAKDAAPKFRAEKNLQRFQHLLVPIAGGDRLAEGVSAVAMPGHAIGHMGYRLSTGAGDILFCGDVIHVHAAQFARPELSWTYDDDQAIARATRIGLLRDAAQSGSWLAGAHVDFPGIGRIAAQGQGFAFEPLPPPAGGRR, encoded by the coding sequence ATGAAGGTCACGGCGCACCACGCCAACGCGCTGGGCTGCGTCTGCGGCGCCTGGCGCATATGGGCGCTGAGCGACGGCTATGCCGAGATGCCGGCAACGCTGCTGAAGGAGCCCGACGGGCGCGTGCACGCGCTGCCGTCCTCGCTCGAGCGGGCGGGCGCGATGCTGCGGCTGTCGGTGAACTGCTTCCTGCTGCAGGGCCCCAATGCTGACGGCATGCTGATCGACTGCGGTGCCGGCGGCAGCTGGGATCCGACCATGGGCCATCTCGAGGCGGCGTTGCGGGCGGCCGGCGTCGATGCCGCGTCGATCGCCACCGTGGCGCTCACCCACACCCACAGCGATCACATCAACGGCCTGCTGACGCCCGATGGCCGCGAGCTCTTCCCGAAGCTCGCGCGCATCGCGATCGCCAAGGACGCCGCGCCGAAATTCCGCGCCGAGAAGAACCTGCAGCGCTTCCAGCACCTGCTTGTGCCGATCGCCGGCGGCGATCGGCTCGCCGAGGGCGTGAGCGCGGTGGCGATGCCGGGCCACGCGATCGGCCACATGGGCTATCGGTTGAGCACCGGCGCCGGCGACATCCTGTTCTGCGGCGACGTGATCCACGTGCACGCCGCGCAGTTCGCGCGGCCGGAGCTCAGCTGGACCTACGACGACGACCAGGCGATCGCGCGCGCCACGCGCATCGGCCTGCTGCGCGACGCGGCGCAGTCCGGCTCCTGGCTCGCCGGCGCCCATGTCGACTTCCCCGGCATCGGCCGCATTGCCGCGCAGGGGCAGGGCTTTGC
- a CDS encoding DedA family protein codes for MIRRLYDWVIALAGHRRAIPAMGVVSFAESSFFPIPPDVMLVPMVLARRDKAFTIATVCTVASVLGGLLGYAIGYYLFETIGAWVVRIYSLQGALENFRAGFDEYGVWIILIKGLTPIPYKLVTIASGAAHFDLFTFTWASIVTRGARFFLVAWLLWQFGEPIRAFIEKRLTLLTWLFLIALVGGFVAFRYLF; via the coding sequence ATGATCCGTCGGCTCTACGACTGGGTGATCGCCCTGGCCGGGCATCGCCGGGCGATCCCGGCGATGGGCGTGGTGTCCTTCGCCGAGAGCTCGTTCTTTCCCATCCCGCCCGACGTCATGCTGGTGCCCATGGTGCTGGCGCGGCGCGACAAGGCCTTCACCATCGCCACCGTCTGCACCGTGGCCTCGGTGCTGGGCGGCCTGCTGGGCTACGCCATCGGCTACTACCTGTTCGAGACCATCGGCGCCTGGGTGGTGCGGATCTACAGCCTGCAGGGCGCGCTCGAAAACTTCCGCGCCGGCTTCGACGAGTACGGCGTGTGGATCATCCTGATCAAGGGCCTGACGCCGATTCCCTACAAGCTGGTGACCATCGCCAGCGGCGCCGCCCATTTCGATCTCTTCACCTTCACCTGGGCCTCGATCGTCACCCGTGGCGCGCGCTTCTTCCTCGTGGCGTGGCTGCTGTGGCAATTCGGCGAGCCGATCCGCGCCTTCATCGAGAAGCGGCTCACCCTGCTGACCTGGCTGTTCCTGATCGCGCTGGTCGGCGGCTTCGTCGCCTTCCGCTATCTGTTCTGA